A stretch of Methanosphaerula palustris E1-9c DNA encodes these proteins:
- a CDS encoding ABC transporter permease, which produces MHLLAQTLTIARWEVKRSLTMMRRDVLPLSIVLFILLIAVTGFAAQNGMHLQDKLYTIGVDDPVLASVFAGDTRFTVATLPTDTVLTGTGGYDLVVTHGQATSAPTQRGRAALLTLSRDYSRYVNAVYTSQPDLFAAYPLWIDLQNVKSELDFVATQSGQQVAAPPPAGQPVPEGTVVQVATPPAAIDIAPDQLRQQVASSSDQNDQVARYSNILTSKGVQQEANVKIPSQISPPLPFDSIILIFVFIFPLYFTSQFFMMSIMNERVERRGEPLLSTPIHPVAIILGKALPYLLLMFLAATVLLLILHASLVILAALFPVILFFLASAMIIGMIARSYKELSFISIFFSTIATSYLFFPSIFANVHVVSLISPLTLIVLSMQGDGFTLADYGYSTILFYLTSLVLFYIGVVNFGEEQLFSQHRLVPRVREFIGTALSKKRPFLSLFLLNLLLIPFVFMAQMMTLVLFFNLPMPYSLVLLIIAAAFIEELVKSIGLVAFRTVLPDLFTWRRLIPAAAVTAIGFLVGEKLLLLVTLTQITESVFGSVLFTSLQVLWMPFLLHFAGVLIVGVSLKVGGKRGYIPGLVLATAVHTLYNLVLIMGWSL; this is translated from the coding sequence ATGCACCTGCTCGCTCAGACCCTGACCATCGCCCGCTGGGAGGTGAAGCGATCGCTGACGATGATGAGAAGGGATGTGCTTCCCCTCTCAATCGTGCTCTTCATCCTGCTGATCGCCGTCACCGGGTTCGCCGCCCAGAACGGAATGCACCTGCAGGACAAACTGTACACGATCGGGGTCGACGACCCCGTGCTGGCCAGTGTCTTCGCCGGGGATACCCGGTTCACAGTTGCAACGCTGCCGACCGATACCGTGCTGACGGGCACCGGGGGGTACGACCTGGTCGTCACCCACGGGCAGGCGACCTCAGCCCCGACTCAGCGTGGCCGGGCTGCGCTGCTGACCCTGTCCCGGGATTACAGTCGGTACGTGAACGCAGTCTACACCAGTCAGCCGGACCTCTTCGCCGCATACCCGCTCTGGATCGACCTGCAGAATGTGAAGAGTGAACTCGACTTTGTCGCCACCCAGTCCGGGCAGCAGGTGGCTGCACCACCCCCCGCAGGTCAGCCGGTGCCTGAAGGGACCGTGGTGCAGGTCGCCACCCCGCCGGCAGCGATCGATATCGCCCCGGACCAGCTTCGGCAGCAGGTGGCCAGCAGTTCCGACCAGAACGATCAGGTGGCCAGGTACTCGAACATCCTCACATCGAAGGGAGTGCAGCAGGAGGCGAACGTCAAGATACCCTCGCAGATCTCCCCGCCCCTGCCGTTCGACTCGATCATCCTGATCTTCGTCTTCATCTTCCCGCTGTACTTCACCTCCCAGTTCTTCATGATGAGCATCATGAACGAACGGGTGGAGCGGCGGGGGGAACCGCTCCTCTCGACACCGATCCACCCGGTGGCGATCATCCTTGGCAAGGCGCTGCCCTACCTGCTCCTGATGTTCCTGGCGGCGACCGTGCTCCTGCTCATACTGCACGCCTCCCTCGTGATCCTGGCCGCCCTCTTCCCGGTGATCCTCTTCTTCCTGGCCAGCGCGATGATCATCGGGATGATCGCACGGAGTTACAAGGAACTCTCGTTCATCTCAATCTTCTTCTCGACGATCGCGACGTCATACCTCTTCTTCCCCTCGATCTTCGCAAACGTCCATGTCGTCTCGCTCATTTCGCCGCTGACGCTGATCGTCCTCTCGATGCAGGGGGATGGGTTCACGCTGGCAGACTACGGCTACTCGACGATCCTCTTCTACCTGACCAGCCTGGTCCTCTTCTACATCGGGGTCGTGAACTTCGGCGAGGAGCAGCTCTTCTCGCAGCACCGGTTGGTCCCGCGGGTCAGAGAGTTCATCGGAACCGCACTCTCAAAGAAACGGCCGTTCCTCTCGCTCTTCCTGCTGAACCTGCTCCTGATCCCGTTCGTCTTCATGGCGCAGATGATGACGCTCGTCCTCTTCTTCAACCTCCCGATGCCGTACTCGCTGGTGCTGTTGATCATCGCCGCGGCCTTCATCGAGGAACTGGTAAAATCGATCGGGCTCGTGGCGTTCCGGACCGTCCTCCCGGACCTCTTCACCTGGAGACGGCTCATCCCGGCCGCGGCTGTCACAGCCATCGGCTTCCTGGTCGGCGAGAAACTGCTGCTGCTGGTGACGCTGACCCAGATCACCGAGTCGGTCTTCGGGTCGGTCCTCTTCACCTCGCTGCAGGTGCTCTGGATGCCGTTTCTCCTCCACTTCGCAGGGGTGTTGATCGTCGGAGTATCGCTGAAGGTGGGTGGAAAACGTGGGTACATCCCCGGACTGGTGCTGGCGACCGCAGTCCATACCCTCTATAACCTGGTACTGATCATGGGGTGGTCACTGTGA
- a CDS encoding thiamine pyrophosphate-dependent enzyme — protein sequence MTAWRCRICGYIYDEKDGEAKTGTPAGTRFTDLPEDWRCPICRAGKDAFLRVPDADPHSSATTTVGEVIIDHLAASGIRYVFGIPGTSSLGLVDAIRKKEGIEYIIVRHEANGAMAAAAYGKLTGLPAVCLTIGGPGATNLATGLYDAKEDHAPLIALNGQVEHQYTGPGGFQEIDQDAFFRPITVYNTTIHDRSKTVQIMTTALKSAILQHGVAQVSVPNNIQKQPLDVRFCSGPGCLMDLKVMPQQDDLQQAARAIDQAKRPVIIAGFGAYRDGEAVAELAKRLKAPILTTFRAKGILPEGTGQVIGILGNVGSPDARTLVNGADLLITLGVGFSSMTNVPLDRPIVQVDRDPLKLGKNSQTIPLLGDCALIIEELTRLVREREETGQTREIRAMQQRWTDQIDSEAVMQSPIPGPTIMKILSGAVPQEAVISVDVGENCWWFGRNFQSRGQVFVMSGYLATMGAGFPGAIAARLAYPDRPTVCITGDGGFVMAMGDLVTAVKYHLPMVIVVMNNRQYGMIRVEQMMENYENYGTDLVNPDFAAYAEACGAVGVRVEKPEDLGPAVTAGLASKEVVVIDVATDPGRF from the coding sequence ATGACGGCGTGGCGATGCAGGATCTGTGGATATATCTATGACGAGAAGGATGGAGAAGCAAAGACCGGAACCCCGGCAGGTACCCGCTTCACTGACCTGCCCGAAGACTGGCGATGCCCGATCTGCAGGGCGGGAAAGGATGCCTTTCTCCGGGTCCCGGATGCTGACCCGCACAGTTCTGCGACGACCACCGTCGGCGAGGTGATCATCGACCACCTCGCTGCATCAGGGATCAGGTACGTCTTCGGGATCCCGGGCACCTCCTCGCTCGGCCTCGTCGACGCGATCAGAAAGAAGGAGGGGATCGAGTACATCATCGTCAGGCACGAGGCGAACGGGGCGATGGCCGCAGCGGCCTATGGGAAGCTGACCGGTCTGCCGGCCGTCTGTCTGACGATCGGCGGCCCCGGGGCGACCAACCTGGCGACCGGCCTCTATGACGCGAAGGAGGATCACGCCCCCCTGATCGCATTGAACGGGCAGGTCGAGCATCAGTATACCGGGCCGGGCGGGTTCCAGGAGATCGATCAGGACGCCTTCTTCCGGCCGATCACCGTCTACAACACCACGATCCATGACCGTTCAAAGACCGTCCAGATCATGACGACGGCACTAAAGAGTGCGATCCTCCAGCATGGGGTTGCCCAGGTCTCGGTCCCGAACAACATCCAGAAGCAGCCTCTGGATGTCAGGTTCTGCAGCGGGCCGGGGTGTCTCATGGACCTGAAGGTGATGCCCCAACAAGATGACCTGCAGCAGGCCGCCAGGGCGATCGATCAGGCGAAAAGACCGGTGATCATCGCCGGGTTTGGAGCCTATCGGGATGGAGAAGCCGTAGCCGAACTCGCGAAACGTCTCAAGGCCCCGATCCTGACCACGTTCCGGGCCAAGGGGATCCTTCCGGAAGGGACCGGGCAGGTGATCGGGATCCTCGGCAACGTCGGTTCGCCGGATGCACGAACCCTGGTGAACGGTGCCGACCTGCTGATCACCCTCGGGGTCGGGTTCTCCTCGATGACGAACGTCCCTCTGGATCGGCCGATCGTACAGGTGGATCGCGACCCCCTGAAACTCGGCAAGAACAGCCAAACTATCCCCCTGCTCGGGGACTGTGCTCTCATCATTGAGGAGCTCACGCGGCTGGTTCGGGAGCGAGAAGAGACCGGGCAGACCAGGGAGATCAGGGCAATGCAGCAGCGCTGGACCGACCAGATCGATAGCGAAGCGGTGATGCAGAGCCCGATTCCGGGCCCCACGATCATGAAGATCCTCTCCGGGGCAGTCCCGCAGGAGGCCGTCATCTCGGTGGACGTCGGGGAGAACTGCTGGTGGTTTGGTCGAAACTTCCAGAGTCGCGGGCAGGTCTTCGTGATGTCGGGCTACCTGGCCACGATGGGGGCCGGCTTTCCCGGGGCGATCGCAGCCAGACTGGCCTATCCGGACCGGCCGACGGTCTGCATCACCGGGGACGGCGGGTTCGTGATGGCGATGGGGGATCTGGTGACGGCGGTGAAGTACCACCTGCCGATGGTGATCGTCGTGATGAACAATCGGCAGTACGGGATGATCCGGGTCGAGCAGATGATGGAGAACTACGAAAACTACGGAACCGACCTCGTCAACCCGGACTTTGCCGCGTATGCAGAGGCCTGCGGGGCTGTCGGGGTCAGGGTGGAGAAGCCGGAGGACCTCGGTCCGGCGGTCACGGCCGGGCTCGCATCAAAGGAGGTGGTGGTGATCGATGTGGCCACTGACCCGGGACGGTTCTGA
- a CDS encoding CRISPR-associated protein Cas4 gives MWPLTRDGSDRSRPVRVSELVTAHRCPLRLYHLQGLDQPPSARYVIAKEIACHRGASTDPDLLWKEVQAVMPEIDPAMKIFLSTSLLACRTMVWPPFTEQDVPVRSEKHRILGTVDLAGGPHGLFGVIRSSSAPNEGIYTTDRIRVTAYALCLEELYHMPIREGVVVYLPDGVIRTCPISPRDRRAALTGRDTAARVISGEVPKRPLNPPCTNCPVADRCRQGASSRFEQG, from the coding sequence ATGTGGCCACTGACCCGGGACGGTTCTGATCGGTCACGGCCGGTCAGGGTCTCTGAACTGGTGACAGCCCACCGCTGCCCGCTCCGACTCTATCATCTTCAGGGTCTGGACCAACCTCCATCGGCCAGGTACGTGATTGCAAAAGAGATCGCCTGCCATCGTGGAGCGTCCACTGACCCGGACCTGCTCTGGAAGGAGGTACAGGCGGTGATGCCAGAGATCGACCCGGCGATGAAGATCTTTCTTTCGACCTCTCTCCTCGCCTGCAGGACGATGGTCTGGCCGCCCTTCACCGAGCAGGACGTACCTGTTCGGTCAGAAAAGCACCGGATCCTGGGCACCGTCGACCTGGCCGGCGGGCCTCATGGTCTCTTCGGGGTGATCAGGTCCTCGTCGGCACCGAATGAAGGGATTTATACCACCGACCGGATCAGGGTCACGGCCTATGCCCTCTGCCTGGAGGAACTTTACCACATGCCGATCAGGGAAGGGGTCGTCGTCTATCTCCCGGATGGCGTGATCCGGACCTGCCCGATCTCACCCCGGGATCGGCGGGCCGCTTTAACGGGACGAGACACCGCAGCACGGGTGATCAGCGGTGAAGTCCCAAAACGGCCGCTGAACCCGCCCTGCACGAACTGCCCGGTTGCCGACCGCTGCCGGCAGGGGGCCTCGTCACGCTTCGAGCAGGGTTAG
- the eif1A gene encoding translation initiation factor eIF-1A: MTGKKPAPPQGEEIVRARLPQKRNSEIFGRAEMMMGANHIRVRGEDGVTRTGRIKGKIKKKVWIREGDILVVVPWSFQDDKCDIVYRYTAPQVDWLRRTGHL, encoded by the coding sequence GTGACCGGGAAGAAGCCGGCTCCACCTCAAGGTGAGGAGATCGTCAGGGCCAGGCTGCCTCAGAAACGGAATAGTGAGATCTTTGGACGAGCCGAGATGATGATGGGAGCCAACCATATCCGCGTTCGGGGGGAGGACGGGGTGACCAGGACTGGGCGGATCAAGGGCAAGATCAAGAAGAAGGTCTGGATCCGCGAGGGTGACATCCTGGTCGTCGTCCCCTGGTCGTTTCAGGACGATAAGTGCGACATCGTCTACCGGTACACCGCTCCTCAGGTGGACTGGCTCCGCCGGACCGGGCACCTCTGA
- a CDS encoding ABC transporter ATP-binding protein, with protein sequence MITARSLVKDYDGFMALKGISFELQKGEIFGVIGHNGAGKTTLLKIMAGLVKPTSGELSINGVDVIRDPGTLKASLGYLPEESRVYETMTVPDYLRFFGELYGLDLATIRSRQKTLLTALSLEDEGKKIGELSKGMRRKVAIARSLIHDPDLLIYDEPTSGLDPMTSRYISDYLRSLRDQQKTIVMSAHNLFQVEALCDHVMILRRGEIIAFGSMHELREQFGSLTYHLFFSLPPGISLDPIWEAVVEGAGYMTAATDLAAMNRQTEVITAAGGRVERIESHYPSLEEMLVKIGK encoded by the coding sequence ATGATAACTGCCCGGTCGCTGGTCAAGGACTATGACGGGTTCATGGCACTGAAGGGGATCAGTTTTGAACTGCAGAAGGGTGAGATCTTCGGTGTGATCGGGCACAACGGGGCCGGCAAGACCACGCTCTTAAAGATTATGGCCGGTCTGGTGAAGCCGACCTCCGGTGAACTGTCCATCAACGGGGTGGACGTGATCCGGGACCCCGGCACCCTGAAGGCCAGCCTCGGGTACCTCCCCGAGGAGTCGCGGGTCTATGAGACGATGACCGTCCCCGACTATCTCCGGTTCTTCGGCGAGCTCTACGGGCTCGACCTTGCGACGATCCGGTCCCGACAGAAGACGCTCCTCACTGCTCTCTCCCTTGAGGACGAGGGAAAGAAGATCGGCGAGCTCTCCAAGGGGATGCGCCGGAAGGTGGCGATCGCCCGTTCCCTGATCCATGATCCCGATCTGCTGATCTATGACGAGCCGACCTCCGGTCTCGATCCGATGACCTCCCGGTATATCAGTGACTACCTTCGTTCGCTCCGAGACCAGCAGAAGACGATCGTGATGTCTGCACACAACCTCTTTCAGGTGGAGGCGCTCTGCGACCATGTGATGATCCTCCGCCGGGGCGAGATCATCGCATTCGGTTCGATGCACGAACTCCGCGAGCAGTTCGGCTCGCTCACCTACCACCTCTTCTTCTCGCTTCCGCCGGGGATCAGTCTGGATCCGATCTGGGAGGCGGTGGTCGAGGGGGCTGGGTATATGACCGCTGCCACCGACCTCGCTGCTATGAATCGGCAGACCGAAGTGATCACTGCTGCCGGCGGCCGGGTGGAACGGATTGAGTCCCATTACCCCTCGCTTGAGGAGATGCTGGTGAAGATCGGAAAATGA
- a CDS encoding aldo/keto reductase: MPKKNPTPDLPFPGKLRVGLGGEGVLRSTGRHAAARTVIEAAYREGIRYFDSAVAYAGSQEYYGEFWRDHQQQRNQSFLTSKSAARTYSGAMTDLERSLTALNTDHLDLWQVHDIRTDHDLLEMEKPGGALRAFMEAKETGVTRYIGATGHADPGILAHAVEYWPIDTVLMPVNPNEVGPGGFLETIMEPARNHGIRVIGMKTLGAGHYLFPEAGITADVLIRFALAQQVDQVIVGCGTEEEVLALVTAGRAGPLEIEEADRLAAVFLPHAAAFAYYRSRV; encoded by the coding sequence ATGCCCAAAAAAAATCCCACTCCAGATCTCCCTTTTCCCGGAAAATTGCGGGTCGGGCTCGGGGGCGAAGGGGTACTCAGGTCAACCGGCCGGCATGCAGCCGCCCGCACAGTGATCGAGGCCGCCTATAGAGAGGGGATCCGGTACTTCGACTCGGCCGTCGCCTATGCCGGGAGCCAGGAGTATTATGGTGAGTTCTGGCGGGATCATCAGCAGCAGCGGAACCAGTCTTTTCTGACCAGCAAGTCGGCAGCCCGTACCTATAGCGGGGCGATGACCGATCTGGAACGCTCCCTCACTGCGCTCAACACCGACCACCTCGACCTCTGGCAGGTGCATGATATTCGGACAGACCATGACCTGCTGGAGATGGAGAAACCCGGAGGGGCACTCCGTGCCTTTATGGAGGCGAAGGAGACCGGGGTCACCAGGTATATCGGGGCGACCGGTCATGCAGATCCCGGGATCCTTGCCCATGCGGTGGAGTACTGGCCGATCGACACGGTGCTGATGCCGGTGAACCCAAACGAAGTGGGGCCAGGCGGATTCCTGGAGACGATCATGGAGCCGGCCAGAAACCATGGGATCCGGGTGATCGGAATGAAGACCCTCGGCGCCGGCCACTACCTCTTCCCAGAGGCGGGGATCACCGCTGATGTGCTGATCCGGTTCGCCCTCGCCCAGCAGGTGGATCAGGTGATCGTCGGCTGCGGCACCGAAGAGGAGGTTTTGGCACTCGTCACGGCCGGCAGGGCTGGTCCGCTTGAAATAGAGGAAGCAGACCGCCTGGCAGCGGTATTTCTGCCGCATGCAGCAGCGTTCGCCTACTACCGATCCCGGGTCTGA
- a CDS encoding PAS domain S-box protein: protein MTMDSLLYVDDEPTLLEIGTIFLERTGEFSVTTATGVEEALRSLESTSCDLVISDYQMPERDGIELLQEIRSRYPDLPFILFTGRGREEVAIRAFDLGADFYLQKGGDPLAQFAELIQKVRQAIRRRRAEDALKRREQQLNAMATNIPGVVYRLSVNPDGTISFNYISERSRQILGLENEPTTFFDQLTEQIVQGDQERFISSVRHAISTRTIWEFEGQYIKPSGKKIWISAVSNPLVEMGRLVFDGVIFNNTERKRAEEARRLSEEYYRALFQYTEAATVIIEEDGIISRANEAFADLWGEPSHAIEGTLRWTEFIALDDLELVKDLHHHHHRRVSPDKIPAKYGFRFVTSQGSIRNVLIHFGSIPGTGKSVVSLLDITEQKLAQEALILDEKRLEALVRLNEQETATIHELVTFAMDEAVRLTRSTIGYIAFYDEDERILTMYAWSKSAMEECRVAERPIRYPIDETGLWGEAVRQRSPVITNDYQAESSLKKGLPRGHVPLTCHMNVPIFDGDRIVIVVGVGNKPSDYDDADVRQLTLLMGGMWRIIQRKRTREALRQRNKELRAQNEILAKHDRVLRESETRFRQLAEATVEGIVIHESGIVRDLNERACELFGFSHDEMIGRDMLTLVAPEFVELIREKVAIASYEPYEAQRLRRDGSRFWADMHTHQITVDGEILRITTYWDITGRKDAEEVIRAAHQHLAAQEKELRTRIEMLRENELQLRSLIDESRDGLFILDTAGIITFANRTLARLFGQVVPDDIIGQSFLRYIVTSDREWVGAYIRRLIDGGTSSQGEALGIGVLRIDGSQCTAEVNASPIIEEGRSTRIQGSIR from the coding sequence ATGACAATGGACTCCCTCCTGTATGTGGATGACGAGCCGACCCTGCTTGAGATCGGTACGATCTTCCTCGAACGGACAGGAGAATTTTCAGTTACCACTGCCACAGGGGTCGAGGAGGCACTGAGATCTCTGGAGAGCACTTCGTGTGATCTGGTCATCTCCGACTACCAGATGCCAGAGCGGGACGGTATCGAACTGCTACAGGAGATCCGGAGCAGGTATCCTGACCTCCCGTTCATCCTCTTCACCGGGCGGGGACGCGAGGAGGTGGCGATCAGGGCCTTTGACCTGGGGGCGGACTTCTACCTTCAGAAGGGAGGGGACCCCCTGGCCCAGTTCGCCGAACTCATCCAGAAGGTCCGCCAGGCTATCCGACGCCGGAGGGCCGAGGATGCCCTGAAGCGGCGGGAACAACAGCTGAACGCGATGGCCACCAACATCCCCGGCGTCGTCTACCGACTCTCGGTGAACCCTGACGGGACGATCAGTTTCAATTATATCAGTGAGCGAAGCCGGCAGATCCTCGGCCTTGAGAACGAACCCACCACCTTCTTTGACCAGCTCACTGAACAGATCGTGCAGGGGGACCAGGAACGGTTTATAAGTTCAGTTCGGCACGCCATCAGCACCAGAACCATCTGGGAGTTTGAAGGGCAGTATATCAAGCCCTCAGGGAAGAAGATCTGGATAAGTGCCGTCTCCAACCCATTGGTCGAGATGGGCCGGCTTGTCTTCGATGGCGTCATATTCAACAATACAGAGCGGAAGAGGGCCGAAGAAGCTCGTAGACTGTCAGAGGAGTATTACCGTGCTCTCTTTCAGTATACCGAGGCGGCGACGGTCATCATCGAAGAGGACGGCATCATCTCGCGGGCCAACGAAGCCTTTGCAGATCTCTGGGGTGAGCCTTCCCATGCGATAGAAGGAACCCTCAGGTGGACTGAGTTCATCGCCCTGGATGACCTGGAGCTTGTAAAGGATCTTCACCACCACCACCACCGCAGAGTCAGCCCCGATAAGATCCCTGCTAAATACGGGTTCCGGTTCGTCACCAGTCAGGGGAGCATCCGCAACGTTCTCATCCATTTCGGGAGCATCCCGGGCACCGGAAAGAGTGTCGTCTCTCTGCTCGACATCACCGAACAGAAGCTGGCACAGGAAGCACTCATCCTCGACGAGAAACGGCTCGAAGCACTGGTCCGGCTCAACGAACAGGAGACGGCCACGATCCATGAACTGGTAACCTTTGCGATGGATGAGGCGGTCCGTCTTACCAGGAGCACCATCGGCTATATCGCATTCTACGATGAGGACGAGCGGATCCTGACGATGTATGCATGGTCAAAGTCTGCGATGGAGGAGTGCAGAGTTGCAGAGCGACCGATCCGGTACCCGATCGATGAAACCGGCCTCTGGGGGGAGGCGGTCAGGCAGCGGTCTCCGGTCATCACCAACGATTACCAGGCAGAGAGCAGTCTGAAGAAGGGGCTGCCCAGGGGTCACGTTCCCCTGACCTGTCACATGAACGTACCGATCTTCGATGGGGATCGGATCGTGATCGTGGTCGGGGTCGGCAACAAACCATCTGACTACGATGACGCGGATGTCCGCCAGCTGACGCTGTTGATGGGTGGTATGTGGCGGATCATTCAACGAAAGAGGACAAGAGAAGCCCTGCGGCAGAGAAATAAGGAACTCCGTGCCCAGAATGAGATACTGGCCAAACACGATCGGGTACTCCGCGAGAGTGAGACCAGGTTCCGACAACTGGCCGAAGCGACAGTTGAAGGGATCGTCATCCACGAATCAGGCATCGTCAGAGACCTCAATGAACGGGCCTGCGAACTCTTCGGGTTCTCGCATGATGAGATGATCGGCAGAGACATGCTCACCCTGGTCGCCCCAGAGTTTGTTGAACTGATCCGGGAGAAGGTGGCTATCGCCTCGTACGAACCGTACGAGGCGCAGAGACTGCGCAGAGACGGCTCGAGGTTCTGGGCTGATATGCACACCCACCAGATCACCGTCGACGGCGAGATACTTAGGATCACCACATACTGGGATATCACCGGGCGCAAAGATGCCGAAGAGGTGATTCGTGCAGCACATCAGCACCTGGCCGCACAGGAGAAGGAACTCCGCACCCGGATCGAGATGCTCAGAGAGAACGAACTGCAGCTCCGATCCCTGATCGACGAGAGCCGCGATGGTCTCTTCATCCTCGATACTGCAGGGATCATCACCTTCGCCAACCGGACGCTCGCCCGCCTCTTTGGTCAGGTGGTGCCGGATGATATCATCGGACAGTCATTCCTCAGGTATATCGTCACCAGTGATCGGGAATGGGTCGGTGCATACATCAGAAGATTGATCGATGGTGGGACCTCCTCACAGGGGGAGGCACTCGGGATCGGAGTGCTGCGGATCGATGGCAGCCAGTGCACCGCGGAGGTGAACGCATCCCCGATCATCGAAGAAGGCAGGTCCACCAGGATACAGGGAAGTATCCGGTAG
- a CDS encoding ABC transporter permease, which yields MKFRTVYIICKKEIQSLLNERTLILAIMLQVFIALFSSFLMVGLTSMYDPAAISRYSHAEYGIGYAGNDSTLASYIDQAKDLKVYPMDLSTGLAALSERKLSAVVYVPDTRPDAIDPIRVTLYTQQNDLQSAVVNVRLKDAFVAYEKELRQVRAARITEVPIPLKFPAQTEGTDFFEFVYGLLIPLLVFMPAIISSAMIIDLITEEYEHRTLEVLLTAPVSFAEVIWGKIAACLVLVPIQAGAWMVLLQMNGIGILHGPEILFHVTAGSFLLVLLGALTALHYRERTSAQFIFSTALVIVMLGALAFPLNPLNLIARLSIGAIGDEHWIILAGVLAAIVLLSMLTTKYAGIITRRFIEG from the coding sequence GTGAAATTCCGGACGGTTTATATTATTTGCAAAAAGGAGATACAGAGCCTGTTGAACGAGCGGACGCTGATCCTTGCGATCATGCTCCAGGTCTTCATCGCTCTCTTCTCCTCATTCCTGATGGTCGGGCTCACCTCGATGTACGACCCTGCGGCGATCTCCCGGTACTCGCATGCCGAATACGGGATCGGCTACGCAGGGAACGATTCAACGCTCGCGTCGTACATCGACCAGGCAAAGGACCTCAAGGTCTACCCGATGGACCTCTCCACCGGCCTCGCAGCCCTCTCTGAGCGAAAACTCTCTGCAGTGGTCTATGTCCCCGATACCCGACCGGATGCGATCGATCCGATCAGGGTCACGCTGTACACCCAGCAGAACGATCTCCAATCGGCCGTCGTCAATGTCCGACTGAAGGACGCCTTCGTCGCCTACGAGAAGGAGCTCCGGCAGGTCCGGGCGGCCAGGATCACCGAGGTGCCGATCCCCCTCAAGTTCCCTGCCCAGACCGAAGGTACCGACTTCTTTGAGTTCGTCTACGGGCTGCTCATCCCCCTGCTGGTCTTCATGCCGGCGATCATCTCGTCGGCGATGATCATCGATCTGATCACTGAGGAGTACGAGCACCGAACCCTCGAGGTGCTGCTCACCGCCCCGGTCTCGTTCGCCGAGGTGATCTGGGGCAAGATCGCGGCCTGCCTGGTACTGGTTCCAATCCAGGCCGGCGCCTGGATGGTGTTGCTGCAGATGAACGGGATCGGGATCCTGCACGGACCAGAGATCCTCTTCCATGTCACGGCCGGGTCATTTCTGCTGGTGCTGCTCGGAGCGTTGACGGCCCTTCACTATCGGGAACGGACCTCAGCACAGTTCATCTTCTCGACGGCGCTGGTGATCGTGATGCTCGGGGCCCTGGCCTTCCCGCTGAACCCCCTGAACCTGATCGCACGGCTGAGCATCGGGGCGATTGGAGACGAGCACTGGATCATCCTGGCCGGTGTGCTAGCGGCGATCGTTCTCCTCTCGATGCTGACGACGAAGTACGCTGGGATCATCACCAGGCGGTTCATCGAGGGATGA
- a CDS encoding GNAT family N-acetyltransferase: protein MVTVTVRELSTDEFPLVEALWVHYHGQKTDRTIDRIVGAFVDGDLAAVARCRRHPDGLEVDGVFTSEEHRGQGLARLVMKKLLSIVGDHLLYLHSTLVLTRFYGSLGFVAIPEHDLPPTIKERLAFCFGEMKGCGVTPMRRNP from the coding sequence ATGGTGACCGTGACCGTACGCGAACTATCGACCGATGAATTTCCACTCGTCGAGGCCCTCTGGGTTCACTACCATGGACAGAAGACCGACAGAACCATTGACCGGATCGTCGGGGCCTTTGTCGACGGAGACCTCGCGGCGGTGGCCCGGTGCCGTCGCCATCCTGACGGGCTTGAGGTGGACGGGGTCTTTACCTCAGAAGAGCACCGTGGTCAGGGGCTGGCCCGCCTGGTGATGAAAAAACTCCTTTCGATCGTTGGAGACCATCTGCTCTACCTCCACTCCACGCTCGTCCTGACCCGGTTCTATGGCTCGCTCGGGTTCGTTGCAATCCCAGAACATGACCTTCCTCCCACGATAAAAGAGCGACTTGCGTTCTGCTTTGGCGAGATGAAGGGGTGTGGGGTCACCCCGATGCGGCGAAACCCCTGA